The Vitis riparia cultivar Riparia Gloire de Montpellier isolate 1030 chromosome 3, EGFV_Vit.rip_1.0, whole genome shotgun sequence genome includes a region encoding these proteins:
- the LOC117911909 gene encoding mitochondrial import receptor subunit TOM6 homolog, with translation MFSGMFARKPDKAVALKQLRTHVVMFGAWVAVVRVTPYILHYFSDEKEELKIDF, from the coding sequence ATGTTTTCAGGTATGTTTGCCCGCAAGCCAGACAAGGCCGTGGCTCTGAAGCAGCTGCGGACACATGTGGTTATGTTCGGTGCATGGGTAGCGGTGGTGAGGGTCACTCCCTACATTCTCCACTACTTCTCTGATGAGAAAGAGGAGCTCAAGATTGATTTCTAA